In Armatimonadota bacterium, the genomic stretch GCAGGGCTTATTAAGTGATTGTTAAGCTGCGATGTTGGTGGTGATCCGGTTGAACGGGATGACGCCGCGTATGATGGTGTCGCGGACCTCCAGATCGGTTCCGAGATTGTCGGATACCGTTTGGATAGCTTGGCTGACGTGATCCATTTCGGCATCACGAAGTAGGTAAACGGCGATGTTTGCCTGCTCTTCGGTAACGTTTACACGTACGCCGAGAACTCCTTGTTCCCAGAGACCATCGAACGACTGCTCGATGACCGACTCAACCTCCTTTTTCGTGATTACACTCTTGGTGTTTTGCGATTGCATGGTTTCCTTATCCTCTACTTTTAAATGAACGTCTTTGATCGCGAAAGGTTCAGTAGTTCCCTCTCTAAATCGTCGGTAAACCGACCTCAGTTTCTCCATAGGTTCGCACAGAAATACATGTAGGAGTCCTAAAAAGGTTCCACTGTCATTCGTTATGAGGGCATTTCTGCCCAGTGAGTCGCGTTGCAACGTCGCAAGCGTATGAAGGGTAGATTCTAAAGGCACATGGATTCAAAGCGCGAGATTGAGACGCTGATTCGGTCGAAGTACCCGATCCTCTACGTAGTTTCCTACGAAGAACGACGGGTGGAGTTAGCACTTCAGGCGATCGCATCCACGCTTTCGCGGACTTTGCATACGTGGTCGTTGACGCAAGGCATGAAGCCGGTTTTGGGTTCCGGGGCGAAGAGTACATTGTCTCCGGAGCTAGAGGCGCTGGCGCAGGTTTATGAGGCTCCGGACGGCACGATAGTGATGCTGCGGGATTTCCATCACTACATGCGCGATCCTCGGGTTTTGCGCTTGCTGCGCGATATTGCGGGGCGTCTGCGAGAGAAGAAGACTTCATTGATCCTGACGGGATCGCCGATGGAGCTCCACCCGGATATCGAGAAGGATGTGTCGTTGTTGAATTTTCCCTTACCGGATGGGGATGAGATTGGGCGGCTTTTGGACACTGCCCACGCATCCTTGCCCGAAGAGATTCGGTCTCAGATCGCGCTGGAGCCAGTTGAGCGCGAGCGGATTGTGAAGAGTGCGCAAGGGCTGACGATCAACGAAGTTGAGGCGGTTTTGGCTCGGTCGATTGTTGAGTCGAAGAAGTTTGATCCGGCGGTAATCCAGAAGGAGAAGGAGCAGGTTGTTCGGAAATCGGGGGTTTTACAGTATTTCCAGCCGGACGCCTCGCTGGCGGATGTCGGCGGAATGAGCACATTGAAAGACTGGTTGAACCAGCGCACGGAGAACTTTACGGATGCGGCTCGGGAGTTCGGGATCCCGGCGCCGAAGGGGATTTTGATGCTCGGCGTTCAGGGGTGCGGAAAATCTCTGACGGCGAAGGCGATTGCTTCCTTGTGGAACTTGCCAATGCTTAGGTTGGACGTTGGCTCAATTTTTGGCCAGTACGTTGGGCAGAGCGAGATGCAGATGCGGAAGGCTCTTGCAACGGCGGAGGCGATTTCGCCTTGCATTTTGTGGGTCGATGAGCTAGAGAAGGCTTTTGCGGGAACCCGTAACTCGGGGGATAGTGGGGCTTCCTCGCGAGTTTTTGCGACGTTCTTGACTTGGATGCAGGAGAAGAAGTCGCCGGTGTTTATTGTTGCTACCGGGAACGATGTTTCAGCTTTGCCACCAGAGCTTTTGCGCAAGGGACGGTTTGATGAAATCTTCTTTATCGACCTTCCGGAGCAGAAGGAGCGGGAGGATATTTTCCGGATTCATATTGGAAAGCGCAAGCGTGATCCCAAGAAGTTCAAGCTCAAGGTTCTGGCGGAGGCGAGCGAGGGTTTTAACGGAGCGGAGATTGAGACTTGCGTTGTTGCGGCGTTGCAACGGGCTTTCTTTCAGAAGCGCGAGCTGACACAGGCGGATTTGGCGGCAGAGGTCGAGGCCTGTGTTCCGCTGAGCGTGATGATGGCAGAGGACATCTCGGCATTGCGAGATTGGGCTTCGATGCGGGCTCGGTCGGCGGGTTAGGCCGCCTTTTCGGATTGAGCATCTTGGAGACCGCCTTCAACGAGCTTCAGCTTTGGCTTCGGCTCGAGTTTGAGGTTCGGCTGGTAAGGCTTTTCCGCCTTGCGTGCACGGAGCCACTTGACGAGCTTGGGTTCTTCGTAGGCTGAATGATCCTCGTCGTAGACAAAGGCCATCGGGGCAAAGGATTCGTTTGAGCCGAGCTGATTGAACACGATGAGGTTGGTTCCGTGTTCGGTGTATTCTGAGCCTGGTAGGTTGGACAGGCTATCTGCTCTTTCCAGCTTTGTGGTGATTCATGGGATTTGTGCTGAGTGCGTTTGCGGATGAGATTGATGCGGATCTAGGAGTTCAGTTTGAGCACCTTTTAGCGGAGGGCATCACGTTGATCGATCTCCGGTCGGCGTTTGGGAAGAACGTCATGCAGCTTTCGGACGCCGAAGTTCTTGAAGTTCGGCGTCTGGCAGAAGATTCGGGGTTGGGTTTCAACTGCGTGGCTTCGCCGATTAACAAAGTTGCGGTGGCGGAAGGGTCTGCCGATGACGAGCTTGCGAAACTGGTACGAGCCTCAGAGATTGCGGGATTGTTAGGGATCAATCGAATTCGCATCTTCTCGCCGGATGGTGATGATTGGGCGGTCATTGAGCCTTGGATGGCGATGCAGGTCGGCTTTGCGGCGGAGAACGATCTTGTGCTGATGCATGAGAATGACGGCAAGTACTACGGGTCGATTCCGGGGAATGCTCAGCGGTTGTTTGAGACGTTTGGTTCTCCGAGTTTCATGGCGGCGTTTGACTTTGCCAACTCTGTGCAGCACGGATTTTTCGCCATGAAGGACTGGTTTCCTTGGCTGTTGCCGCATTTGGAGACGGTTCACATCAAGGATGCGCGAGAAGACGGAAAGGTGGTTCCGGCGGGTGAAGGGGTTGGGCAAGTTCGGGAGACTCTCGTCTGGTTAAAGCAACAGAGTTGGGAGGGGGTGCTCTCGATTGAGCCGCATTTGCAGTTCGCGGGAGATCGGGGTGGATTCTCAGGGACTGAATCGTTTGGGATCGCCTCGCGGGCGATAAAGGGCATACTGGAGGAGCTATGAGTGTGGTTCGGTTTGGGGTTTTGGGGTGCGGGAATATCTCGAAATCACACTGCGACGCGGTTGTCGCGGCGACAGGTGCCGAGCTCGTTGGAGTGTGCGACGAAGTTTCAGCGAAGCTCGCGGCTCGGGCAGCAGAATATTCGGTCCCTGGGTTTACCGACTTTGATGAGTTGCTGAAAGAGGTCGATGCGGTTTTGGTGTGTCTGCCCAGCGGGATGCACAGTGAATACACCGTTCGAGCGGCCCAAGCTGGCACGCATGTTTTGACTGAGAAGCCTTTAGATATCACGTTGGTCAATGGCCTGAGGATGGTCGAAGCCGCCGAGTCAGCCGGGGTCAGGTTGGGGTGCATCAGCCAGCACCGTTTTGCGCGGGATATTCGTCGGCTCCACGATGCGGCGCAGAGTGGCGAGCTAGGAACTTTGCTCCAAGGCGATTCGATCACGAAGTGGTACCGCAGCCAGTCGTACTACGACAGTGCCGGCTGGCGCGGAACTTGGGCGATGGACGGCGGCGGGGCTTTGATGAACCAAAGCGTTCATTACATCGACATGATCCAGTGGATTATGGGGGGAGTAAAAGCCGTTCAGGCCCGGACTCGGACGGGAATGCACAATATCGAGGTTGAAGACTCGGCGATGGCGATGGTGGAATACAACAGCGGAGCGATGGGGGTCATTCAGGGCTCGACTTCGTTCTATCCTGGATTGTCTGAGCGACTGGAGGTTCATGGCACCAAGGGCACAGTCGTTATTGAGGGAGACCGAGCAAAGGTTTGGGTGACCAAGGAAACAGCCGAGCATGAGCCATTTGGACCCGCTGTCCTCCTGGGCAAGGACCATCAGTTAGATGAGGACCCGACGGCACCATTCCATGTTCAGCACGGCTTGCAGATTCAAGACTTTACCAACGCGATCTTGGAGGATCGAGCTCCCTTTGTGACGGGTCGGGCGGCGTTGGAACCGCTGAAAGTCATATTGGCTATTTATGAGAGTTCCCGCCGGGGCGGGGAGCGAGTCGAACTCGCGGAGCTAGAGGGATAAAATGGGCAGCATGAGATGGGCAGCACAGTTCTATACATTACGTGAACACGTTAAGACCGCTTCGGGTCTCCGCACCGCACTTCAGAGAGTGCATGAGATGGGCTATGAGGGCGTTCAGATTTCGGCAGTGGAGGCTTTCGAGAAAGAAGTCTCGCCCGAGCAGCTTCGTGATTGGCTACAGGAGTACAACCTGGTCTGTTGCGCTACTCACCGACCCTGGGAAAACTTGCTCAACAAAACAGACGCAGAGATCAAGCTCCACAAGACGATTGGCTGTACACATATCGGTATTGGAATGGGCCCTAAGAAGTGCTTTGACGGCGGCGCCCCCGCATGGAGAGAGTGGCTGAAGGATGCCCAGCGGGTGATCGACGCATTTGGAGCTGAGGGCCTCAACTTCTGCTATCACAATCATGCGGTCGAGTTTGAGGATAAGGGTGGAAAGAAGGCCTACGATATCATGCTCACTGAGGCTGATGCGCGGCTCCAGTTCATTCTTGATACCTATTGGATCGTCCATGCGGGTGTGGACTGCGCGGATCAGATCAGCAAGATGAGGGGACGCGTGAACGTCGTGCACCTCAAAGACAAGGCGGTTGTAAAGGGCGAGATCCGGATGGCTCCAGTTGGGCGCGGAAACCTGGCTTGGCACAAGATTCTTCCCGCTCTGGATGCCGCAGGGACTCAGTGGGGGATCGTTGAGCAGGACGACTGCTATGGCGAAGATCCTTTCGACTGTCTGCGACAATCTCTGAACTACTTGCAACAAACAGAAAAGGTCTGAT encodes the following:
- a CDS encoding AAA family ATPase; amino-acid sequence: MDSKREIETLIRSKYPILYVVSYEERRVELALQAIASTLSRTLHTWSLTQGMKPVLGSGAKSTLSPELEALAQVYEAPDGTIVMLRDFHHYMRDPRVLRLLRDIAGRLREKKTSLILTGSPMELHPDIEKDVSLLNFPLPDGDEIGRLLDTAHASLPEEIRSQIALEPVERERIVKSAQGLTINEVEAVLARSIVESKKFDPAVIQKEKEQVVRKSGVLQYFQPDASLADVGGMSTLKDWLNQRTENFTDAAREFGIPAPKGILMLGVQGCGKSLTAKAIASLWNLPMLRLDVGSIFGQYVGQSEMQMRKALATAEAISPCILWVDELEKAFAGTRNSGDSGASSRVFATFLTWMQEKKSPVFIVATGNDVSALPPELLRKGRFDEIFFIDLPEQKEREDIFRIHIGKRKRDPKKFKLKVLAEASEGFNGAEIETCVVAALQRAFFQKRELTQADLAAEVEACVPLSVMMAEDISALRDWASMRARSAG
- a CDS encoding Gfo/Idh/MocA family oxidoreductase, with product MSVVRFGVLGCGNISKSHCDAVVAATGAELVGVCDEVSAKLAARAAEYSVPGFTDFDELLKEVDAVLVCLPSGMHSEYTVRAAQAGTHVLTEKPLDITLVNGLRMVEAAESAGVRLGCISQHRFARDIRRLHDAAQSGELGTLLQGDSITKWYRSQSYYDSAGWRGTWAMDGGGALMNQSVHYIDMIQWIMGGVKAVQARTRTGMHNIEVEDSAMAMVEYNSGAMGVIQGSTSFYPGLSERLEVHGTKGTVVIEGDRAKVWVTKETAEHEPFGPAVLLGKDHQLDEDPTAPFHVQHGLQIQDFTNAILEDRAPFVTGRAALEPLKVILAIYESSRRGGERVELAELEG
- a CDS encoding sugar phosphate isomerase/epimerase encodes the protein MRWAAQFYTLREHVKTASGLRTALQRVHEMGYEGVQISAVEAFEKEVSPEQLRDWLQEYNLVCCATHRPWENLLNKTDAEIKLHKTIGCTHIGIGMGPKKCFDGGAPAWREWLKDAQRVIDAFGAEGLNFCYHNHAVEFEDKGGKKAYDIMLTEADARLQFILDTYWIVHAGVDCADQISKMRGRVNVVHLKDKAVVKGEIRMAPVGRGNLAWHKILPALDAAGTQWGIVEQDDCYGEDPFDCLRQSLNYLQQTEKV
- a CDS encoding TIM barrel protein, with product MGFVLSAFADEIDADLGVQFEHLLAEGITLIDLRSAFGKNVMQLSDAEVLEVRRLAEDSGLGFNCVASPINKVAVAEGSADDELAKLVRASEIAGLLGINRIRIFSPDGDDWAVIEPWMAMQVGFAAENDLVLMHENDGKYYGSIPGNAQRLFETFGSPSFMAAFDFANSVQHGFFAMKDWFPWLLPHLETVHIKDAREDGKVVPAGEGVGQVRETLVWLKQQSWEGVLSIEPHLQFAGDRGGFSGTESFGIASRAIKGILEEL